The Calothrix sp. PCC 7507 DNA segment GCACAAAAAACGGCGAGCGCACGGACTGATTATCTGCTTGCTTCCATTCCGTGCGAATCTCGGCGTCAATCTCCTCTTGATGGTCAAAATAGTAAGCCATTGCTGCATGAGCCTCAGCCAGACTCAGATGCAGATGCTGTCGGCACATTTCCTCAACTGACCAACCATAGGCTACATAATCCATGACAATTTGAGCAACACGCACACGAGGTAGACGTTGCAAGCGTGCAGGTTCAGTAGGGCTAGTTTTCTCGATATGAGGATAAATTACTGTACTGGTCATAGTATTTGACCAACTAGTAGTCTGTCAATTTTGTTTTGAGGGGTTTTTGGTAGTGCGGGCATCTTGCCCGCGTGAGCGAGACGCTCACACTACAGTCCCTCATTTCAACCCTGACAAACCACTAGTTCTAAGAAGCTAATTATAGCCTGTATACGCCCTATAATTTCCTGCTGATAAACCCCTACGCCATCTCTGTAAAGAAATTAAACTACACTCTTGCGTTCTTCTGGGCGCCTCTGCGCGAGACAAAAAATTATTAATTTTGCGCCCTAAGAGCAGGTGCAATCTTACGACGGTCAGGGCAATATGGCCCACTAGGTCTGCCATCATTAGGACAACAAAACCCTACAGGAGAATTGGGGTGACATTGTGTACCTTTAACCACATCAGCGCTAGCTTGAGTTGTGACACTAGTCAAAATCATCCCCATTAAAGAAGAAACAACGAGAACTTGTTTTGCGAAAGAACGGTTTTCAGAGACGCTTTTATTAAACATTGTTTTCTCCTGCAACTTTGTAATTTACTGAGTCAATCCTCTTACATTTACTCAATAGGTTCACCTCTAAAGCTTTATGCAGGATTGAGCCGATATCAGATGAATTTAAAGTTACATTGCAGGAAAGCCTGACTGTATTTGAGTCATATCTCAATTACATCTTGGTTGAGATGTCCTCATTGAGATACTGAAGCAATGTGGCGATTTGCTCAAGAGAATAGACATTGATAGCGAGTTTGGGGATATCCGAGCCATCAAGGAAAGCTATGACTCGATAAGTAATGTAATCTACCCCCAGGAGCCTTTGGATGATGCGTAAAGCCAGTAGTTGATTATTACACCGCGATTTGATAAAAGTTTCAATGTCGTCTCTCAATGAGATTTCCACGCCAACCCTACCGGAAAACTTTAGAGCTTCAGAGAAAACAATCCTTGGCTCCTGAGTGTCTTGAGCCTTAATTAAAGCGTTGAAAAAAGCTGATTTAAAATCATCTGACATCTTGTGCAGTTTAGCTTTACTGCTAGCTAATGCCTCATCACTCACATATCCAAAACTAATTTTGGTAGGAATCGGGCATTTTTCTAGAGTAACTTGTGAACCGTAAGCATCACCCAAAAGCTGTTTTCTGCGTTTAGCTTCTCCCATACTTCATCCCCAATTAGCTCTATATATTCAGGTTTATTCCCAAATAAAATCCACTTTAGCAGACGTGATAAAAATTAATTACATCTTGATTTTTCCTAATTTAGTTTCTAAAATCAAGCAAAAAAATTAAATATTTAGACATAAGCTTAAGACATAATTCTTTCATTTAATAGACCAATCATGTGTTCCTCTATTTACATTCTTATAGCAATTTAATTAATGATTGCGACACATGGATTGTCGTTAAGGGTTGGAAAACCCTACGAATGTATCTGTTATCTTCTTTCTTCAAATCGGTATTACTTATAGCGGGTTTTCGGTCGGATGCAATACAAGCGAGCGAGGGCGGGGAGACTCCGCCCCCTACGGTCTTTGCGATTTAAAACTGTATCTCACTGTTCTGAAAACCGCTATATTAATAGATGCCAATCTAAAAAAAATCCCCACCCAGGCTAATGCTTGGATGGGTAACATGAGTTCGTTCAAAATAACAGCAAAAGAATTATTTGCTTTCTGTGAAATCAGCGTCAATCACATCATCACCGCTACCAGAAGAGGGAGGGGTGGGACCACCATCGCCAGGAGCCGCACCAGGAGCAGCGCCGCCAGCTTGTTGATAGATGTTGCTACCAACGGCGAACAGAGCTTGTTGCAATTCTGGTGTGAGCTTCTTGATTTGCTCGTCATCTTCCTTCGCCACTGCATCGCGCAGTTCTTTGACCAAACCTTCAACTTTGGTTTTGTCAGCCTCGGGTACTTTATCACCCAATTCTTGTAGCTGTTTTTCGGCTTGATATGCTAACGAGTCAGCTTGGTTCTTGCGTTCAATTTTTTCCCGCCGTTCTTTATCAGCGTTGGCGTTTTGTTCGGCTTCTCTGACCATCCGGTCAACGTCAGATTTATCCAAAGTTGAAGCGCCGGTAATGCTGATGGATTGTTCTTTACCAGTACCTTTATCTTTAGCGGTGACGTTGAGGATACCGTTGGCGTCGATGTCAAAGGTAACTTCAATTTGCGGGACACCGCGTGGTGCTGGAGGAATACCATCAAGGCGGAAGGTTCCCAAACTCTTGTTATCGTTGGAGAATTCCCGTTCACCTTGGAGGACGTGAATCTCCACGTTGGTTTGTCCGTCCACAGCAGTGGAGAAGACTTCTGATTTCTTAGTGGGGATTGTGGTGTTGCGGGGGATAATTTTGGTCATGACGCCGCCTAGGGTTTCGACACCCAAAGACAGAGGTGACACATCTAACAACAAGATACCCGTGACATCACCAGCAAGTACACCCGCTTGAATAGCCGCACCAACGGCTACAACTTCGTCGGGGTTAACGCTTTGGTTAGGGTCTTTACCCAATACAGTCTTGACTAGCTGTTGGACTGCGGGAATCCGGGTAGAACCACCAACTAATACAACTTCATCAATATCACCTTTGCTTAATTTGGCATCCCGTAGTGCATTCTCAACGGGGATGCGGGAACGATCGATTAAGTCGGAGCAAAGTTCTTCAAATTTGGCGCGGGTGAGGGTTGTATCCAGGTGCTTCGGCCCATCCTGGGTAGCAGTGATAAATGGGAGGTTGATTTCTGCTTGGGTGACGCTAGAAAGTTCAATTTTGGCTTTTTCTGCGGCTTCAGTTAGACGTTGTAAGGCTTGTTTGTCTTTCCGCAGGTCAATTCCTTCGTCTTTTTTGAATTGTTCAGCCAAAAAGTCAACGATTTTTTTATCGAAGTCGTCACCGCCGAGATGGGTGTCACCAGATGTGGCTAATACTTCAAATACGCCATCACCCACTTCCAGGATGGATACGTCGAAAGTACCGCCACCTAAGTCAAACACCAAAATGGTTTCGTTGCTCTTCTTGTCAAAGCCGTAAGCCAGAGAAGCAGCTGTTGGTTCGTTGATAATCCGTAGAACTTCAATCCCCGCAATTTTACCAGCATCTTTGGTGGCTTGCCGCTGGGAGTCGTTGAAGTAAGCGGGAACGGTGATGACAGCTTGGGTGACGTTTTCACCAAGGTATTTGCTGGCGTCTTCAACTAGTTTGCGGAGGACTTGAGCAGAAATTTCTTCGGGAGCGAAGGGTTTACCACCGCCGGTAGACTCTAGTTTAACGTTGCCATTACTGCTGACTACTTTATAAGAAACTTCGGTAGCTTCTTTTGTGACTTCGTCGTAGCGGCGACCGATGAAGCGTTTGACTGAGTAAAACGTATTTTCGGGGTTCATCACCGCTTGACGTTTAGCGATTTGACCAACTAGGCGATCGCCATTTTTCGCAAACGCAACTACTGATGGTGTTGTCCGAAAACCTTCTGCGTTAGCAATAACCGTTGGTTTACCACCTTCCATGACTGCTACGCAAGAGTTCGTTGTACCTAAGTCAATTCCAACTACTTTTGCCATTTTAAGTGCTGGCTCCGTATAACTACAAATGAATGAATGAGAGTATAAAGGACTAAATTTTGAACCAACTGGTTGAAAAAAGCAGCCAGTTCAGCATGAATACCTTTGATTTGGTTTTCCTGGGGTCAGAACCCCATACTATGCTGATATATATACTGAAGCTCAGTTGTAGCCAGTCCATGAAGGAGGGTTTCCCGAACCTCCCTTGGGACGGTTAAACTTAAAGATGTTTCTAGTTGGCTCATCAATTGATTTACTTATACTTTG contains these protein-coding regions:
- a CDS encoding DUF433 domain-containing protein, producing MTSTVIYPHIEKTSPTEPARLQRLPRVRVAQIVMDYVAYGWSVEEMCRQHLHLSLAEAHAAMAYYFDHQEEIDAEIRTEWKQADNQSVRSPFFVRMRTQGLL
- the dnaK gene encoding molecular chaperone DnaK, with the protein product MAKVVGIDLGTTNSCVAVMEGGKPTVIANAEGFRTTPSVVAFAKNGDRLVGQIAKRQAVMNPENTFYSVKRFIGRRYDEVTKEATEVSYKVVSSNGNVKLESTGGGKPFAPEEISAQVLRKLVEDASKYLGENVTQAVITVPAYFNDSQRQATKDAGKIAGIEVLRIINEPTAASLAYGFDKKSNETILVFDLGGGTFDVSILEVGDGVFEVLATSGDTHLGGDDFDKKIVDFLAEQFKKDEGIDLRKDKQALQRLTEAAEKAKIELSSVTQAEINLPFITATQDGPKHLDTTLTRAKFEELCSDLIDRSRIPVENALRDAKLSKGDIDEVVLVGGSTRIPAVQQLVKTVLGKDPNQSVNPDEVVAVGAAIQAGVLAGDVTGILLLDVSPLSLGVETLGGVMTKIIPRNTTIPTKKSEVFSTAVDGQTNVEIHVLQGEREFSNDNKSLGTFRLDGIPPAPRGVPQIEVTFDIDANGILNVTAKDKGTGKEQSISITGASTLDKSDVDRMVREAEQNANADKERREKIERKNQADSLAYQAEKQLQELGDKVPEADKTKVEGLVKELRDAVAKEDDEQIKKLTPELQQALFAVGSNIYQQAGGAAPGAAPGDGGPTPPSSGSGDDVIDADFTESK